The following is a genomic window from Chryseobacterium ginsenosidimutans.
AGAAGGTACAGGAAGAGCTAGATTATATATTCTAAATCGAGCTCTATCTCCATTTTTTGGTTTGGATCCATCTAGTTTTGCAGGATATAAATTCATGAACAGTTCTGTCTTGGAGATTGCTTTAACTAATAAAAAACAATTCTTAAATTCATTTAAGAAGAAATTACTTCCAGAGAATGATAATACCTTTCAAGGAACTTTAAAATTTGAAGAAGAATGAAAAAAATCAATATCACAAAAATTCGTGAAGAAATAATAGAACTGCAAATAAATTATTTTTTCACATCGTCAAGTTTTGAAGAGAGATGTTTTACAATTTCCAATGAACTTGCGAATCTGGATTTTAAAACAAAAATATTTTACAATGAAAATGAGCTTGAAAGTATTATTGAAAACTCAATAATACTAGAAAATTTATTTAAATCAAAAGTCGAAAGAATCGGGTTAAACACAGACAATTCGGTTATTAATTATTTAAATATGCTAAATGTAATCAAGGATATTACTGAAGAGAAAACAGCAAATTTACTTATCGACATTACTACTTTTACACATGAAACATTACTTATTCTAATTAAATTATTAAATTTTTATAAAAAAGATTTAGGCAAAATATACATATGTTATAATGGCGCAAAAGAATACTCTGTTAATGAAAAAAACGAAGATGATAAATGGCTTTCTAAAGGCATAAAAGAAATTAGGACGGTGATTGGATATCCTGGATTTTCAGATCCAACACGAAATAATCATCTGTTAATTTTATTTGGGTTCGAGTCTGATCGAACAAAAAGATTAATAAATGAATTTGAATTTGATAATGTTACTCTTGGATTTGCCGACGAAGAAAACTCTATTCAGGCAAACCATCAATACATTAATGCAAAACGTCATGAAAAATTGGTTTCAGAATTTAAAACGAATACTTTTAAATTTTCTTTAATAGATATAGATTCGGTTAAAGATAACATTTTGCAGTTGATCAGGAGTGAGAAATACAAAGAGATGAACACTGTTATTGCTCCTATGAATAACAAAATTTCAACAATTGCTGCCGCATTAGCTGCCATTGAAGACGAAAATCTTCAAATTACGTACGCAAAACCAAGTATTTATAATGTATCCGGATATTCAACTCCAAATGATGATATTTACTTATGTGAACTTAATTTACAAGGCAATACAAATTATAACTAATTGCTATGTTTAAAAAATTCCCGATTACAATTCAAACAAAGTCCATGAATGAGGAAGACTTATTTATGAAGATAACTGCAATCAAAAGATTACATGAATCAGGCTTAGACAGATTTCGTTTTTTTGCTGTGCTTAATAATGCTCACAACAGAAGCAGCCAAGCTTTCAAAAATAAATTTACTGTAACTGAATGGATTGATCATTATAACACAGATGGGATAATAATAAATTCCGAGCAAATCAATTTGTTTTTTGAGTATCTACGAAGATTTTACCCTTCGCTTATCTCAAAAATAGATAATAAATATTTACTGCTTAAAAGCCCCAATGAAGAAGATTACGGATTGGAACTAATTGTTTTACAAACTTTAGCTGATTGATAAAATCAAAAAAAATACTTCCTATTGTAGCAGAGGATTAGAAACTTCAGGAAACAAGACAAAGTATTAAAATTCAGTATGTATCATTTACAATTTTTTTTCTTTAATTTTAGATTCCTGTAACAATTAATTATCAACTTATTGACAGGAATGTAGAGTCGCAAATTTCTATTCTATTCTATATAAAATCAAAAACAAAACCTCTATTTATTACAGTAGAGGTTTTTTAGCATATTCATTTTTAACATTTTTATGTATTTTATAGATATTCTTGTTACATTTAATTGTAAAATAATTATCTTTACAAAAAATAATTATGGGTTTAGATATAGAAAGAGCTAACCAATGGCAAGATAAACTTATTGATCAAGCTGTAAAGGAAATTTATGGAAATCTACCTTTACAAATGATTAATTTCTTAAGTAATAATGTGTTAAACCACTGTTTACATGAAAATAAAACAGGGATAAAAGCTGAGCATCCTGCTAGAATTGTAAATAGCTGGCTCTCACAAGATGTCATAAAAATTGATGAAGGTGATAAGGGTAAAATACGCCGGTTTGATAGACTAGAAAATATCTGGTTAAATATTGTATTCGACACCCGTAAATTCGGTATTCCAATAGATGAACTTAAATACACGAGAAAAAAATTGTTAGAGTCAAAAGTTAAAAACTTTTCTCTTTTTAAACTTGGTGTAATACAGACAATATTCTCAGTGCCACAAATCTTGGTTTTCCCCACTATAGGAAAAGGTAATTTACTTTCACTTGAAGCATATACCAAATGGTTCTCTACTGGAAGGTTTCCCGCACATGCAGCATTTGGTCTGGAAGATTATATTTCCATCGAATACCCAAATAATGCACTTTCTAGCAACTTTAAAATATCCAAACCTTTAGAAGATAAAAATAAAATGCTCCTTTTGTATTTTCTAAAAACAGGAGATTTTAAATACATTAAAATGCATCTAAAAGAGGGTGACATTCGAGGAGTTGAAAATCCAACTGCTATTTTGGATAATAAAGATATTATGAAAGCTCTTTCCAACTGGACTTTTCAAAAGATTGAAATAATAATAGATGAAGATGTAGAAACAACTATAAATCTTCAACCATGATAACAAAAGAAAAAGCTAGAAAAATTCTAAAAAATAATGATGAAGATTTTTCAAATGAAGAGATTGAAAAGATACTAGAAGAATTATATAGACAGGCAAAAATAACTGTGAATGAGTTTCAAAAGTTAACCCCAGATAAGACAAGTAAGGATGGAGAAAAGTAAATATAGAAAAGCAATAGGATATCTGCGAGTAAGTTCTACAAGCCAGGAGGATGGAACCTCACTTGACACACAACTTGAAAGTATTAAATCATTTTGCTTAAGCAATCAAATTGTTCTAATAGATACATATGTTGAGGTGTATTCAGGTAAAAATTTTGACAGACCTGAGTTTAAAAAAGCACTAGGTTTCTTGAAAACCAATATAGGTGAGATAGATTTGTTTTTAACAAAAAAGATTGATAGGTTCACTCGAGAGGTTAGAGCTGGTGTTATAGCCATTGAAGACATAAAAAGATTAGGAGTAGAAGTAAACTTTGTAGATGAATGGATACCTGATATCGATTCTGCTTCTGGTCAAATGTTATTCAATCTAAAATCAACATTTGCTCAATATGAACGGGATATGATCAATGAGCGCACAAGAACCGGGGAAAGAGCAGCAATGCGATCTGGAAGATACATTAAAACACCTCCTAGCGGATATAAATTCCAGAAGCTTGCAGATGGTAAAAAATATTTAGTTCCAAATGATAAGGCTCCTCTAATCAAAAATCTTTTTCAAGATTATGTTAGTGGTATATATTCTCAGCAGGAGTTAGTTAATATGTATCGATTAAAAGGACTCAGTATTTCTAAAACATCAATTAGTCTTCTTTTAAGCAATATTTTATACACTGGATATATTGACCTAGAAAAACATAATATAAGCCCGTTTCAAACCATTAAAGGTCTGCATGATCCTATAATCTCAGAAGATATATTTAATAAAGCACAAGACATCAAGAATGGAAGAAACAGAATGATTAAAAAAATTCGACCTAAAAATCCAGACTTCCCCTTAAGTGGGTTCTTATTATGCTCTAGTTGCGGAAGCAAAATGTATGGAAGCAAAAGCAATAATGGAAAGAGTAAAAAAACTATTAGAGAATATTCATATTACCGTTGTTCAGAAAATTGCGGTGAGAGATACGACCCAAGTGATATTCACAGAGAATTACAGCGAAGCTTGTCAACAGTAAAGCCATCGACAGGTATAATGAAACTATTTGAAGAAGTATTATTAGACGTTTATCAAGATACTGTAAAACAAAACGGCGATCTTATTGAAAAAATAGAAAAAAACATAATTAAACTTGAAAGTGAGCAATTAAAATTGGTCACTGGTTATATTAATGGTGATGTGGAAGTAGTACATTACAAAAAACTTTTGGAAATGAAAAATTCAGAAATAAATGAGTTGACGTTGCAGAAAAGCCAATATAATAATCAAAAAGAAGATATAAATAAATATATATCCTTTGGTTTAACTGTCTTAACAAATCTTGATAAATTCTACATTGAAGCTTCTATAGAAGTGAAAATACAATTGTTGGGTTCGTACTTCACAGAGAAATTGATTTTTGAAAAAAATAAATTCCGAACCCTGCCTTTTAATGAAGTGATCAATCTATTATGCAGATATAGTAAGGATTTCCAGAGGTTAAAAAAACAAACGGGAGATAGTTTTTCAACTAACTCCCGTTTAGTACCCCAGACGGGACTTGAACCCGTACGTCCTTGCGGACACAGGATTTTAAGTCCTGCGTGTCTACCAGTTCCACCACCAGGGCATGGAGTGGAGCGAAAAACGGGATTCGAACCCGCGACCCCAACCTTGGCAAGGTTGTGCTCTACCAGCTGAGCTATTTTCGCATACTGTGCGGATGAAGGGACTCGAACCCCCACGCCTCTCGGCACCAGATCCTAAGTCTGGCGTGGCTACCAATTACACCACATCCGCGTTGTTTATTCTGAACTCGTATTTTAAAGAACTCGTTTCGTTTTCAGTGGTGCAAAGATAGGATATTTTCTTTTACCTCCAAACTTTTCAAGAAAAAAAATTAAAATTTTTACATTTTTTTTCTCTCGTAGCCTTTATTACGATTGATTTTATTACTTTTACAATGTTAATAATTACGATATGGAATTACAAGGAACGGTAAAGAAAATATTTGATGCTCAGACATTTGCGAGCGGTTTCCAAAAGAGAGAAATGGTTATTTTAACTCAGGAACAATACCCACAACCCATAAACATAGAATTTTTGTCTGATAAGATCGGTTTATTAGATAATTTGAAAGAAGGAGAAAATGTAAAGGTGGGAATCAATATCAGAGGAAGAGAATGGGTTTCTCCTCAGGGTGAAACAAAATACTTCAACTCTATTACAGGATGGAGAGTAGAGAAAGTTTTAGACAACGGTTCAGAACCTACACAGGCTGCACCTTCTCAATCCGCATCTTCAGTTTCAAATGAGAATCCTTTTGCGGG
Proteins encoded in this region:
- a CDS encoding DUF3127 domain-containing protein, whose amino-acid sequence is MELQGTVKKIFDAQTFASGFQKREMVILTQEQYPQPINIEFLSDKIGLLDNLKEGENVKVGINIRGREWVSPQGETKYFNSITGWRVEKVLDNGSEPTQAAPSQSASSVSNENPFAGDDDDDLPF